In the Ranitomeya imitator isolate aRanImi1 chromosome 2, aRanImi1.pri, whole genome shotgun sequence genome, GCCTCTGGGAATTTATTTGGTGACAGATTTGATTATGTGTTTCACGTGAGCTGTAGAGAAATCAACATCCTTACTGGTGTCAAAAACATTGCtggacttatatctaaaacctgTAAAATGAGCTTTTCTAATGATCTGGCATTGTCTATTTTGTCAGATTGTAGAAAAATACTTTTTATCTTTGATGGCTTTGATGAGTTAAGATGGTCCATGGAGAATGACCAGGAGTCCTATATTTGTGATGATGACCCTTTTGAGGAAGTCCACAGAGAGACACTCATAAAAAGTCTCCTTATGAAACAGATTATTAAAGAGGCTTCATTGATCATTACCACGAGGCCCTTCGCACTGGAAAAGCTGAAAAAGTTTATAAAGCGACCACGCTATGTTGAAGTTCTAGGATTTACAGGTCAAGATCGTCAAGAATATTTTTCAAGGTTTTTTCAAAATGAAGAACTTGCAGCCAAGGCATTGAATGTAATTAAAGAAAATGAGATAGTGTACACTATGTGTGCAGTTCCTATCATATGCTGGATTGTTTGCACTGTAATGAAGCCAAAAATAAAGCAAGACTTGAAGTTATCTGACTATAACACAGCAACCTCTATTTACTTGCTGTACCTGAAAGGTTTAATAAAATATCATGGCAGGAACCAGCCCATAACACCATGCTTGAAGAAGCTATGTTCTTTGGCCAATGAAGGAGTCCTGAATAGAAAAATTATGTTTGATGAAGGAGATCTTGAAAGACATGGGATAGAAATATCGGAAGTGGAATCCGTATTCCTGAATGAAAATATCTTTTACAGGGAAATTGAGACTCGAACCTTCTATAGCTTCATCCACTTGAGTGTACAGGAGTTTTTTGCTGCTTTGTATTATGGTTTTGTTGAAGAAGCCAAAGAAGAAACATTCTTACCAGAAATCTGTAAGGGAAATTCTTTATTGGAGCAATGTAGGCATCATCCACATTTAACTTTAACAATAAGATTTTTAGTTGGCCTTTCAAGTGCAAAATGCCCAAAGGAAACTTTATCCAATCTAGGCTGCAGTCTTCAAGTAACAACTGCAATGGAACAATGGTTTACTGGAGAAAATCCTTCCAGGTTTTATACAGAAGCAATTTACTGTCTGTATGAGACACAAGACAACAACTTATTGAAAAGGTTGATGACCCGGTCATCAGATATAGTGTTTGAACATTCTTGGTATTGGTCAAACAACTACAACAAAGAGTTGACCTACTGTATAAATCATTGTTCTTGGGATTCTTCACTCACATTTTTGAACTATAAATTGGATTCAAAGGAACAAGTTGAATTATTCAATCTGCTGATGAGGTTTTCAATACTTTGGTAAGTTGGGGTGTTTCTATATCATCCAGGATTTTAAATAATGATGGTAATAC is a window encoding:
- the LOC138665355 gene encoding NACHT, LRR and PYD domains-containing protein 3-like isoform X2 — translated: MMGLKTRTHGDLLLRSLEDLKKWEFRKFKDKLSDLPYSDKCSISRGLLEDADFIVTKNLMIKTYGEEEALLVALQVFKMISLMGPAEELQLKMSQKVKLWELNRPEDIKREWRVQYMKLMRIEYKCIEENNSRIGETVNLEKRYTNLLLINGHQDEEDRKNALLSTGRNHIEIMNIGTSNKYSSITIQSLFEPNEDGLIPKTVVLVGPAGIGKTMTTQKIMLEWASGNLFGDRFDYVFHVSCREINILTGVKNIAGLISKTCKMSFSNDLALSILSDCRKILFIFDGFDELRWSMENDQESYICDDDPFEEVHRETLIKSLLMKQIIKEASLIITTRPFALEKLKKFIKRPRYVEVLGFTGQDRQEYFSRFFQNEELAAKALNVIKENEIVYTMCAVPIICWIVCTVMKPKIKQDLKLSDYNTATSIYLLYLKGLIKYHGRNQPITPCLKKLCSLANEGVLNRKIMFDEGDLERHGIEISEVESVFLNENIFYREIETRTFYSFIHLSVQEFFAALYYGFVEEAKEETFLPEICKGNSLLEQCRHHPHLTLTIRFLVGLSSAKCPKETLSNLGCSLQVTTAMEQWFTGENPSRFYTEAIYCLYETQDNNLLKRLMTRSSDIVFEHSWYWSNNYNKELTYCINHCSWDSSLTFLNYKLDSKEQVELFNLLMRFSILCFSRCQFANLEDPNREEEQISFLLRLSDQQSRIQELRLSECELTSSCCDDLCSVLMTNQFLTTLDLSNNSLQDGVKLLCKGLRHPGCPLQKLRLLGCNLESSCCEDFYSVIITNSTLIKLEVSMYICEEQTESEVQELCERFSSLASVSEKKNSFYRSKLTLKYRKHEKPLLHNLQ